The following proteins come from a genomic window of Negativicoccus succinicivorans:
- a CDS encoding OmpH family outer membrane protein — translation MVNKWWRSFALVGMLAGVMLMSGCGNDEKVGVVDFERIARESGQAQQITQEIMTKQAEIAARLQQAQATSSPEEFAVTEQTAKRELQVFQMAKQQQFQALIESQSQLIAKEKKLGIIMHKNAVHYQGVDVTEELLAKLKANDNTNKKQNQEAQPASAEKSGQK, via the coding sequence GTGGTAAATAAATGGTGGCGGTCATTCGCGCTGGTCGGAATGCTGGCCGGCGTCATGCTGATGAGCGGCTGCGGCAATGATGAGAAAGTCGGCGTTGTCGATTTTGAACGCATCGCACGGGAAAGCGGCCAGGCGCAGCAGATCACTCAGGAAATCATGACCAAGCAGGCGGAAATCGCAGCGCGTCTGCAGCAGGCGCAGGCGACTTCCTCGCCGGAAGAATTCGCCGTGACGGAACAGACGGCCAAACGTGAATTACAAGTATTTCAGATGGCCAAACAACAGCAATTCCAGGCGCTGATCGAAAGTCAGTCCCAACTGATCGCCAAGGAAAAAAAGCTCGGCATTATTATGCATAAGAATGCCGTTCATTACCAAGGTGTGGACGTGACGGAAGAATTGCTGGCGAAACTCAAAGCCAACGACAACACGAATAAAAAACAGAATCAAGAGGCGCAACCGGCCTCCGCAGAGAAAAGCGGGCAAAAATAA
- the deoC gene encoding deoxyribose-phosphate aldolase, translating into MIASYIDHTLLAPDASARAIETLCEEAKTYHFATVCVAPYRVRQAAQALAGSGVGVTTVVGFPHGANGGPMKAAEASWALAQGATEIDMVQNIGAVKDGAWDMVAKEIRQVRAAIGDVTLKVILETALLTPTEIVNACKLAQEVGADFVKTSTGFAGAGATVANVKLMRDTVGPHFGVKAAGGIRDFATARAMLDAGANRLGVSAGVAIARAENAESK; encoded by the coding sequence ATGATTGCAAGTTATATTGACCACACGCTGCTGGCGCCCGACGCGAGTGCCCGCGCTATCGAAACGCTTTGTGAAGAAGCCAAGACGTATCATTTCGCCACCGTTTGCGTCGCGCCGTATCGCGTGCGACAGGCGGCGCAGGCGCTTGCCGGCAGCGGCGTCGGCGTGACGACGGTCGTCGGTTTTCCGCACGGCGCGAACGGCGGTCCGATGAAAGCGGCGGAAGCGAGCTGGGCGTTGGCGCAGGGCGCGACCGAAATTGACATGGTGCAAAATATCGGCGCGGTGAAAGACGGCGCGTGGGATATGGTGGCGAAGGAAATTCGCCAGGTGCGTGCGGCGATCGGTGATGTTACACTCAAAGTGATTTTGGAAACGGCGTTGTTGACGCCGACGGAAATTGTGAATGCCTGCAAGCTGGCCCAAGAAGTCGGCGCGGACTTTGTGAAAACCTCGACCGGTTTTGCCGGTGCAGGCGCCACCGTAGCGAACGTGAAACTGATGCGCGACACCGTGGGACCCCATTTTGGAGTCAAAGCCGCCGGCGGCATTCGCGATTTTGCGACGGCGCGCGCGATGCTTGACGCGGGCGCGAATCGGCTCGGCGTCAGCGCGGGCGTTGCGATTGCGCGGGCGGAAAACGCTGAAAGCAAATAA
- the lpxD gene encoding UDP-3-O-(3-hydroxymyristoyl)glucosamine N-acyltransferase, with amino-acid sequence MAYTVADLAKRVNGKVYGDGNKTITGVAGVETAGPNDIAFLLDEYAAQLPLVKAGAVLMTSAPEETVATTVIVTENPKWAFAELVDVLKPLYVPPVGIHPTAVVDATAEIDPQATILPYVVIGAGTVVKAGAILHPHVVLGRDVTVGCDTEIHPGAVLHDRTEVGDRVIIRANAVIGGEGFGFATEDGKHTRIRQIGRVVIGDDVEVGAGTTIDNATFGETSIGRGTKIDNLVHLGHNVQIGEDCFIIAQVGVAGSTAIGNHCILAGQTGVSGHLTIADHVTCGGKTGVVGSIKEPGTYVGFPARPHRQWGRIEGTLNHLPELMKRVKRLEKALEKTTKE; translated from the coding sequence ATGGCATACACAGTAGCGGATCTGGCTAAACGAGTCAACGGTAAAGTATACGGCGACGGAAATAAAACAATCACCGGCGTTGCGGGCGTGGAAACGGCCGGCCCGAACGACATTGCTTTTTTACTGGACGAATACGCCGCGCAATTGCCGCTGGTGAAAGCGGGCGCGGTACTGATGACAAGCGCGCCGGAAGAAACGGTGGCAACGACCGTGATCGTCACGGAAAATCCGAAATGGGCATTCGCGGAACTGGTCGATGTATTGAAACCCTTGTACGTGCCGCCGGTCGGCATTCATCCGACGGCCGTTGTCGATGCAACGGCGGAGATTGATCCGCAGGCGACGATTTTACCGTATGTGGTGATCGGTGCCGGCACTGTTGTCAAAGCGGGTGCTATTTTACATCCGCATGTCGTGTTGGGACGTGACGTGACCGTCGGTTGCGATACGGAAATTCATCCCGGCGCGGTGCTTCACGATCGGACCGAAGTCGGTGATCGGGTTATCATTCGCGCCAACGCCGTGATTGGCGGTGAGGGTTTCGGATTTGCTACCGAAGACGGTAAACATACGCGGATTCGCCAAATCGGTCGCGTCGTCATCGGCGACGATGTTGAAGTCGGCGCCGGCACGACGATCGACAACGCGACATTCGGTGAAACCTCGATCGGCCGCGGCACGAAGATTGACAACCTTGTGCATCTCGGTCACAATGTCCAAATCGGTGAAGACTGCTTTATCATTGCTCAGGTGGGCGTGGCGGGTTCGACCGCGATCGGTAACCACTGTATTTTAGCGGGGCAGACCGGCGTTTCCGGACATCTTACGATTGCCGATCATGTTACCTGCGGCGGTAAGACGGGCGTCGTGGGTAGCATTAAAGAGCCGGGCACATATGTGGGCTTTCCGGCCCGTCCGCATCGTCAGTGGGGACGGATTGAAGGAACACTCAATCATTTGCCCGAACTGATGAAACGCGTGAAACGTTTGGAAAAAGCGTTGGAGAAAACTACGAAAGAATAA
- a CDS encoding BamA/OMP85 family outer membrane protein, giving the protein MKHGKQARQWLVAAVTLATLGVTQGFAADAPTTVSEQHMPYTEAAIATEVAPGARDSLAAQGLIDNPALTVGQTTETSNVQALYVAKADQAAIDAQVGKTVTKVALAGVPDGVAQQILPRLTTKVGDKVSSEAIAADIKAIGDSGIFAQIAPVFTAVPEGVQLTYQVATNPVVNQVRVEGVSAFDAEYLAQMLAIPQGSVLNTVEVGEKVRAIEDLYVKQGYILASVSDVQVAPDGTLTVKVDEGIVEDIVIKGNKKTKDYVITRELRFKEGDPFNKYLAQRSLERLYNLGYFEDVNVRLLPGKVDHQVVVEIDVLEQKTGVVTLGAGYSKSDGFVGIVEFGENNFRGTGDKINVHWEFGGKGSDKNYQISYTRPWLDDKGTSLGFSFYNRVVEYDDYNEDGSTVATYDKRRKGYNLTLGRAHGEYRTTSLTWESRDDKYDEYKGGFNYGENAVIPLVGMQRTEDGKLKLDANGKPIPVVNFALNAPQPTLLEPGAAASLLGSVTLPEAPKLTGDENADIEALNQWRDDLRTAVAKVTPQGYYNFKDMDYIGKNFGRTNSLSVTHVFDNRDNYFNPTRGYRYSVTGQWAGHGLGGDFDFYKVNAEGRFYKKLKNNHVLALRVMGGYANGEIGYSELFSLGGAYNLRGFEDDQFKGSNMYAATLEYRFPIIKKVDGVVFTDVGNAWGIDESRVPWYHDSNKVHWSTGVGLRVQTPIGPIRLDYAHGDKNKFHFSFGGQF; this is encoded by the coding sequence ATGAAACATGGCAAACAGGCACGGCAATGGCTTGTCGCTGCAGTCACGTTGGCAACGTTGGGGGTTACCCAAGGATTCGCGGCGGATGCGCCGACAACGGTTTCCGAGCAGCATATGCCGTACACGGAAGCGGCGATCGCCACCGAAGTGGCACCGGGAGCAAGAGACTCGCTTGCGGCGCAGGGATTGATTGACAACCCGGCGCTGACCGTCGGCCAGACGACCGAGACGAGCAATGTACAGGCGCTGTATGTAGCCAAAGCGGATCAGGCGGCGATTGATGCGCAGGTCGGCAAAACGGTTACAAAAGTAGCGTTGGCAGGCGTTCCTGACGGAGTCGCACAGCAGATATTGCCGCGTTTGACGACCAAAGTCGGCGACAAAGTATCGTCGGAAGCGATCGCGGCCGACATCAAAGCCATTGGCGACAGCGGCATCTTTGCGCAAATCGCGCCGGTTTTCACCGCGGTGCCGGAAGGCGTGCAGTTGACGTACCAGGTCGCGACGAACCCGGTGGTCAATCAGGTTCGCGTGGAAGGCGTGTCGGCGTTTGATGCCGAGTACCTTGCGCAGATGTTGGCCATTCCGCAAGGCAGCGTTTTGAATACGGTGGAAGTGGGCGAAAAAGTTCGCGCGATTGAAGATCTCTACGTGAAGCAGGGTTACATTTTGGCCTCCGTTTCCGACGTGCAGGTCGCGCCGGACGGAACATTGACGGTCAAGGTCGATGAAGGTATTGTCGAAGATATTGTCATCAAAGGCAATAAAAAGACTAAAGATTATGTCATCACTCGCGAACTGCGCTTCAAAGAAGGGGATCCTTTCAATAAATATCTGGCGCAACGCAGCTTGGAACGTCTTTACAACCTGGGTTACTTTGAAGACGTCAACGTGCGTTTGCTGCCGGGCAAAGTCGATCATCAGGTCGTTGTGGAAATCGACGTGCTCGAACAAAAAACGGGCGTTGTTACCTTGGGCGCCGGCTACTCAAAGTCGGACGGCTTTGTCGGGATCGTGGAATTCGGTGAAAACAACTTCCGCGGCACGGGCGACAAGATCAATGTCCACTGGGAATTCGGCGGCAAGGGCAGCGATAAGAACTACCAGATTTCGTACACGCGTCCGTGGCTTGACGATAAAGGTACGTCGCTCGGTTTCTCGTTCTACAACCGCGTGGTGGAATATGATGATTACAACGAAGACGGCAGCACTGTCGCCACTTATGACAAGCGTCGCAAAGGTTACAACCTGACCCTGGGACGCGCGCATGGTGAATATCGTACGACATCGCTCACCTGGGAAAGCCGTGACGATAAGTATGATGAATATAAGGGCGGCTTCAACTACGGCGAAAACGCGGTCATTCCGCTGGTCGGCATGCAGCGCACGGAAGACGGCAAGTTGAAGCTGGATGCCAACGGCAAACCGATTCCGGTCGTTAACTTTGCGTTGAATGCGCCGCAGCCGACGCTTTTGGAACCGGGCGCGGCGGCATCCCTGCTTGGCAGTGTAACGCTTCCGGAAGCACCGAAACTGACCGGTGACGAGAACGCGGATATCGAAGCGCTCAACCAATGGCGCGATGACTTGCGCACGGCGGTGGCCAAAGTCACTCCGCAGGGTTACTACAATTTCAAAGACATGGACTACATCGGCAAAAACTTCGGTAGAACGAACAGCCTGTCCGTTACTCATGTGTTTGATAACCGCGACAATTACTTCAACCCGACCCGCGGCTACCGTTACTCGGTAACCGGCCAATGGGCGGGCCACGGCTTGGGCGGCGATTTCGACTTCTATAAAGTCAACGCCGAAGGACGTTTTTATAAGAAACTGAAAAATAACCACGTCTTGGCGCTGCGCGTCATGGGCGGTTACGCCAACGGCGAAATCGGTTATTCAGAACTCTTCAGCTTGGGCGGCGCGTACAACTTGCGCGGCTTTGAAGATGACCAGTTCAAAGGCAGCAACATGTATGCGGCTACCTTGGAATACCGCTTCCCGATCATCAAGAAAGTGGACGGCGTCGTCTTTACCGATGTCGGTAACGCGTGGGGCATTGATGAGTCGCGCGTTCCCTGGTACCATGACAGCAATAAGGTGCATTGGTCGACCGGTGTCGGCTTGCGTGTACAGACTCCGATCGGACCGATCCGACTCGACTACGCGCATGGTGACAAGAATAAATTCCACTTCAGCTTCGGCGGCCAATTCTAA
- a CDS encoding OmpH family outer membrane protein produces the protein MMRAMRNKYNVKVVSFVVAAVFVLGIAAYAMMGMGNVAQAAPTSSIGVVDQANIIKDTSSLGVEYQQQMAAAAQQLQSEFDAKSANMSDAEKQQYFQEMQKQFNAKQAEIHKNIQGKIDNAVKEVADKKGLSLVVDKAAVLYGGVDITSEVQTALNNALTKEAGKEQSAETKK, from the coding sequence ATGATGCGAGCAATGCGTAATAAGTACAATGTGAAAGTGGTTTCGTTCGTCGTCGCGGCGGTGTTCGTTCTCGGTATCGCGGCGTATGCCATGATGGGCATGGGGAATGTTGCGCAGGCGGCACCGACCTCGTCCATCGGCGTGGTCGATCAGGCCAACATTATTAAAGATACCTCCAGCTTAGGCGTGGAATACCAGCAGCAAATGGCGGCGGCGGCGCAGCAATTACAAAGCGAGTTTGACGCGAAATCGGCGAACATGTCGGACGCGGAAAAGCAGCAGTATTTCCAGGAAATGCAAAAACAGTTCAACGCCAAACAGGCTGAAATCCACAAAAACATTCAAGGTAAGATTGACAATGCCGTTAAAGAAGTAGCGGATAAAAAAGGCTTGTCGCTGGTTGTCGACAAAGCGGCTGTGCTTTACGGCGGCGTCGATATCACTAGCGAAGTGCAGACGGCGCTCAATAATGCTCTGACAAAAGAAGCGGGTAAAGAGCAGTCGGCAGAAACCAAGAAGTAA
- a CDS encoding lysophospholipid acyltransferase family protein, with product MYFWLQLGRRWACGLPAGAARHWGDRLGRFFWRVLPQKRKDIAVENILRAELADSPEQARAIAKTSAVRLGRIALDVLRFPLYTEGRILEQMHFTGTEELDALYRNGGGCIIAASHTDNWEMLGGALASKYPGKIVAVGFKQSNEGFDRFIRESRAMLGEEVLYPKNMREILRLLEEGKWICLLYDQDGGGKGMLAQLFRTLALSVTGPAVFSYARKVPIVPVQIYTRDEGFDVVVQKSLRTRQDLKKAVAVREMTDTLNAILAERVSERPADWFWIHNRWKWTKRIYGDPHDLWRKEQAQRAKEDEA from the coding sequence ATGTATTTTTGGCTACAATTAGGGCGTCGTTGGGCATGCGGTTTGCCGGCCGGCGCCGCGCGTCATTGGGGGGATCGCCTGGGGCGGTTTTTCTGGCGCGTGCTGCCGCAAAAACGGAAAGATATTGCCGTGGAAAATATTTTGCGGGCCGAGCTGGCTGATTCGCCGGAGCAGGCGCGGGCGATCGCGAAAACATCCGCTGTTCGTTTGGGGCGGATCGCGCTCGATGTGCTGCGTTTTCCGCTGTACACCGAGGGCCGCATTTTAGAGCAGATGCATTTCACCGGCACGGAGGAACTCGACGCCCTTTACCGCAACGGCGGCGGCTGCATTATTGCGGCTTCGCACACGGACAACTGGGAGATGCTGGGCGGAGCGCTGGCGAGCAAATATCCCGGCAAAATTGTCGCCGTCGGTTTCAAACAGTCAAATGAAGGTTTCGATCGGTTCATTCGCGAGTCGCGCGCGATGCTCGGCGAAGAAGTGCTGTATCCGAAAAACATGCGGGAAATTTTGCGGCTTTTGGAAGAGGGCAAATGGATTTGCCTTTTGTACGATCAGGACGGCGGCGGCAAAGGAATGCTGGCGCAACTGTTTCGCACACTGGCGCTTTCCGTTACCGGACCGGCCGTTTTTTCCTATGCGCGCAAAGTGCCGATCGTGCCTGTGCAGATCTATACGCGTGACGAAGGTTTTGATGTGGTCGTGCAAAAATCGCTCCGGACGCGTCAGGATTTGAAAAAAGCGGTCGCGGTACGGGAAATGACCGATACCTTGAATGCGATTTTGGCAGAGCGCGTGAGCGAGCGTCCGGCAGATTGGTTTTGGATCCACAATCGTTGGAAATGGACGAAACGCATCTATGGAGATCCGCATGACCTGTGGCGCAAAGAACAGGCGCAACGGGCAAAGGAGGACGAAGCATGA
- a CDS encoding sigma-70 family RNA polymerase sigma factor produces the protein MLKEYFQELAKIELLDSETEASLWRAYKENQDRGARQTLIEHYQPLVVKEAMRWQLQEATLLDLLQEGTVGLMEAAERYEPARSVAFSLFARHRIRGRMLDYIYKNGTDIPVKDSAWAESRAQFNSLVTEATDAFEAADRTFLWEAVRSAVHRLPPKEQQVVDGIYMQNREPKELALELQVSKTYIYKLQKTGIRRLRGMLSRLMHERRE, from the coding sequence ATGTTAAAAGAATATTTTCAGGAACTTGCCAAAATTGAATTATTGGATTCCGAAACGGAAGCTTCTTTGTGGCGCGCCTATAAAGAAAACCAGGATCGCGGCGCCCGCCAGACGCTGATCGAGCATTACCAGCCTTTGGTCGTCAAAGAAGCGATGCGTTGGCAGCTGCAGGAAGCGACTTTGCTGGATCTTTTGCAGGAGGGGACCGTCGGCTTGATGGAAGCCGCGGAACGGTATGAACCGGCGCGGTCGGTCGCGTTTTCACTCTTTGCGCGGCACCGCATTCGCGGACGCATGCTCGATTACATTTATAAAAACGGAACCGATATCCCGGTGAAAGACAGCGCCTGGGCCGAAAGCCGCGCGCAATTCAACAGTCTCGTGACGGAGGCGACGGATGCGTTTGAGGCGGCCGATCGGACGTTTTTGTGGGAAGCGGTACGTAGCGCCGTGCATCGTTTGCCGCCGAAAGAACAGCAGGTGGTCGACGGCATTTACATGCAAAATCGTGAGCCGAAAGAGCTGGCGCTCGAATTACAAGTTTCTAAAACTTACATTTATAAATTGCAAAAAACCGGCATACGCCGCTTGCGCGGCATGTTGTCGCGTTTGATGCACGAACGGCGCGAGTAA